The nucleotide window CAGTTAAGACCTAAGAGTTATTGAATTTATCGTACTCACTAAATTGCTTACATGCTATTGTTAATGTTGATGAAGAGAATTAGACTTTTCTAACCTAGTAAGTATAATCTATGAAAAGTAATATTCTCTATTATACTAATTCTCTGTACTATACTTCATGTCCATACCAAAATTGTGAATCTTACTTATCACCACTGTTCTCAATAAACCATTCATTGGAAATCAACCTCAATGacagaattaatcaatgtgccCAAACAACAAGGAACTAAGAGGAAGTATTTCCTACCTGGAAGGTTCTCTGAGACGGTAGCATCAAGAACAGTATCTCCAACGGCCTTTACAAAATCAGGGCCACCAGTTATTGCGCCTTCCTTTTGACTTGTAACGAGCACAACTATACCCTTATCATTTCCTTGTTCAACACTAGGGTACCACTTCTCCAAAACTTGATCAGCATACTCAAAAGCATCAGCTTTgctctacaaaaaaaaaacaaaagttacCATTTCGATTATTTTTCCTTAGTCAGTATAGTTTACAGGTTGAGGTCATAAGTCTCTCCAAGACAAGAATTTACAAAAGAACATAAGTACTTTAAGAGCATATCAAGTAGAAAATCACCATAAAGATAGATTGAAACTTTTCTTCTGAATAACTAATTATAGACTATTTCAAgataaagaagagaagaaaaattacAGTGAGCTTGCGGACAGTGATGAAATTAATGTGGAAGCCTTTTCTCTTCTCTACATCAGACAACAATGCCTTCAAATCAGACTTTGTCACCCTGCTAAGCACACCAGCATCATCAACTACATATGAGTCCTTTGGTGGCCCTTCATTTAACACATCAAATTCAGATGCCAATGCAGAATCAGAAGACACAACTGGGCAAAAATTAAGGGCTAAAGAAATAGCTAGAGCAGCTAATCCTTGCTGGACATGAGAAACCCAACTTTTGGGTACTGAAAAAGATTCTTTTTCAATCTGGGAATGTTGTTTTCTGAGGCTGCAGCAAATTGGCTTAGTTGATCTGGGTAAGTGAGAAAGGGAAAGAAAAGGCTTTGAAAGGGAAGTTTTGGGGTtgaagagaggagaaaaaggaggGGAGAGAATAGTTTCCATTGGAAGAAAAACAGTAACAGATCAAAATTCGTGAGAAAGTACagaaaaaagttgtttttgttgctcAGTGTGACACTGGCTATGTGTTTTTTGTTCATATTTCGGGTGGTTTGTGTTGTGTTATGTTGCTTCTCCTTCATTGGTTGTGGCTGAATCTTGATCTTGTATGGATAACGTTTTTCTCAGCCATGGAGAAACACAAGGGCATTCTGGTCTTTTCCTCTTTGTTTATAACTATAAGTTATTCGGTTCATTTCAATTAATTGTTTTTACAgcttttgaatcttgtgttcaattaaaaatattgtgaAATATATTATCCTTATCTTAAATATATCACTATCATTATCTCGtaggataaaaatattatttttgatataccACAACTTAATAAAACATTTGTCTACTCTTTAACcaacattgaaaaatatttcaaaaaagaagttattccctcaatttaaaaaagaattatctactttcattttcattttgtttgaaaaagaattaccctttttcctttttagtaatatttttatttcagttttccaCGTGAAATGTTTAAGGCAATGAGATTAAGGGTGTgttttggtatgaaggaaaatgttttcttggaaaacaagtggatttctaacttattttctcatgtttgattggtgagttgaaaatattttttaatgtttggtgggtgaatcaaaaatatttttcagaaaatatattttatttttagcttGAGACTAAAAAATACTCTTCAGGAAATAATTTCTGATCCGAAAATCAACACCGATAATTGGTCTAGGACCCGACCTCGACACCCAAATTAGGACAAGATCCCAATGACCATTCCAAAATCTGACCCTGAGATTTGACtcaggaaaaaaaattcattttttttttttaaaaacaatttgatGGGGTGGGGTggcataaaaatgattttttttaaaatttaaaatatttttaaaaaacaatttctttttttaaaaaaaattctttttgatgGGAGTGgcgcgggggggggggggggtggcgttaaaaatgaaatttttccca belongs to Solanum stenotomum isolate F172 chromosome 1, ASM1918654v1, whole genome shotgun sequence and includes:
- the LOC125866547 gene encoding UPF0603 protein At1g54780, chloroplastic, producing the protein METILSPPFSPLFNPKTSLSKPFLSLSHLPRSTKPICCSLRKQHSQIEKESFSVPKSWVSHVQQGLAALAISLALNFCPVVSSDSALASEFDVLNEGPPKDSYVVDDAGVLSRVTKSDLKALLSDVEKRKGFHINFITVRKLTSKADAFEYADQVLEKWYPSVEQGNDKGIVVLVTSQKEGAITGGPDFVKAVGDTVLDATVSENLPVLATEEKYNEAVFSTARRLVAAIDGLPDPGGPQLKDNKRESNFKSREETDEKRGQFTLVVGGLLVIAFVVPMAQYYAYVSKK